In a single window of the Larimichthys crocea isolate SSNF chromosome XVII, L_crocea_2.0, whole genome shotgun sequence genome:
- the macir gene encoding macrophage immunometabolism regulator, which yields MSVRMEMDISGVSRAHISILPASEIKATLKPEADRPRCASTPCSPIRGTVAGYQILHMDSNYLVGFTTGEELLKLAHQWSDGTQEKSSVSEAVASSIQSTVPKSVDFGIHRSSRIFKGKTRYYQPYDIPAANGRRRRRMPSSSDTFLRSLAHSEPGRSLHAPLPLCLLKGKRAQSKSLDYLNLDKISVEESSDTEVLQYQLQHLTLRGERMFTRNKT from the coding sequence ATGTCTGTAAGGATGGAAATGGATATCAGTGGAGTGTCTAGGGCACACATCTCCATTCTTCCTGCGTCTGAGATCAAAGCTACATTGAAACCAGAAGCTGATAGACCTCGCTGTGCTAGCACCCCATGTTCACCCATCAGAGGTACTGTCGCAGGATACCAGATCCTCCACATGGACTCAAACTATCTGGTAGGCTTCACCACAGGCGAGGAGCTACTCAAGCTGGCCCACCAGTGGTCAGACGGCACTCAAGAGAAGAGCTCTGTATCAGAGGCTGTGGCCAGCTCCATCCAGAGCACTGTCCCTAAATCTGTGGACTTTGGCATCCACCGGTCTTCACGAATCTTCAAAGGCAAAACTCGCTATTACCAACCCTACGACATACCTGCTGCCAACGGGCGGAGACGGAGGCGTATGCCCAGCTCGAGTGACACCTTCCTCAGGTCCCTGGCCCACAGTGAGCCTGGGAGGAGTCTGCATGCACCACTTCCCCTGTGTCTGCTTAAAGGGAAGAGGGCCCAATCCAAGTCTCTGGACTACCTTAATCTGGACAAAATAAGTGTTGAAGAGTCATCAGACACAGAGGTGTTACAGTACCAACTGCAACATCTCACCCTGCGAGGGGAGCGCATGTTTACCAGAAACAAGACATGA